GCAACGGGCACTGCCGGAGGTAGTGTCCCTATTTTCGGTGGATCATGTAACTTTTTACGTTTCTGTTCACTGGCAATCGCTTCGACACGCTTTTTCTTTGCCTCTCTTGCGGCTTTGGCGTCATCCAGGCGCGTACGGATTTGCGTCATCGCGCGCATTACCCATTGCCCCAGCGTATCCATGAGCTTGATCCAAGACATACCGGTCGCAAGACTGATACCTGCCAATAACAAAGCGATGAGAAACAGTGTTGCGCCTACGGTGTTGAAAACACCAATCAGCAAACCGGAAAATTCACTACCTAATACACCGCCACTATTGGCTGGTAATAAAGAATCAGCTTGGAAAAAATAGACACTCGACAATGCAGTACCCGAACACAACACAAACACGGCACCGCTAAAACGAATCACCCCTTGTATCGCAGGCGGCTTTTGCGCGTCTTCCTGCTTGCGTAGGCGAAATAACAACCAGCCGGCACCAAACACCATCAGCGGAAACAAATACGCGAGATAACCAAACAAAAAGAAAAACACGTCGGCAAACATCGCACCCACTTTGCCACCGGCATTGCTTGCCGTTACTGACGTGGTGCTATGCGACCAGGCAGGATCGTCGGTGTTATAGGTTAATAGCGACACCAGAAAATAAAGCGCCAGCATACCGAACAGGATTAAAGCGCCCTCACGTATGCCGCGTTGGATATTGGAAGCTAAAGTTGTAGGGACAGATTGCTGTTTTGTTGAATTTCCAGCCAATGAATTTACCGCTTGATTCTAATAGTTAAACAAAATGTAGTGGATTCTACCCCATCAAGCCAGAATTTTCTGTAAAGCCGGGTGTACGAGCTTACCCTTTTCCACATTAACTCCCGCGACCAATCGTGGATCTTCACGCCAATTACCACTGGCCAATAGCACCGCGTACGGTGTAATGCTGGCAGACAAGGCCTGAGACGCAGAACGCGGCACACCACCAGGCATATTCGTCACCGCAAAATGGGTCACACCATGTTCAACATAGGTGGGATCTGCATACGTTGTTGGACGGGTGGTTTCGATACATCCACCCTGGTCGACAGAGACATCTACAATCACGCTGCCTGGCTGCATGGTTTTGACCATTGCTGTGGTTACCACGTGTGGCGCCTTCTCGCCGACGAGCAACACGCCACCGACAAGCAAATCCGCAGAGGCAACCGCCTCTTCTATCGATGCAGGATAGGGGTAAAGACCGGACACATTGGGCCCGATGTCGCGCACCGCTTCCAGGCGCAATCGATTTTTATCAAAGACAGTTACCCGCGCGCCCAATCCAGCCGCAACCCGCGCCGCATTAGTGCCAACCACGCCACCACCGACAATAACCACATGCCCGCGATCTGCCGCTGGCAAACCGCCGAGTAATAAGCCCTTACCACCTTGAGGGCGATGCAAGAGATGTGTACCGATCTGTACAGCAAGACGTCCGGCGATATCACTCATCGGCGCCAACAACGGTAACAAACCATTTTCTTCCACGGTTTCGAAGGCAACTGCGGTCAAACCGATTTCGAGCAGGCGCTTGGCCAGTGGGATTTCTGCGGCCAGATGCAAATAACTGAATAAGAGATGATGGGATTGCAATAGCTCGAGCTCTGGGCCAATAGGCTCTTTGACCTTGACGATCATCTCAGCGGTGCCATACAAGGAATCGGCATCGGGCAATAGCTTCGCGCCCACATCGGTATATTGTTGATCGGTATAGCCGCTCAAATCACCCGCGGTTTTCTGTACATAGACCTGGTGTCCGGCCTCGACCAGGGCCGCGCACGCCGCGGGCACCAATCCAACTCTCGCTTCCAGCGTTTTGATTTCCTTAGGTATCCCGATCTTCATGATTGTTCCTTTGGGCTATGGTTGAGTTTATGTACAATAGCAAAGCTGAGACTGAATCTTATCTTTCCATCTTTGCATTTTTTGCACCGAAACAACATCTTGGACGGAGTTACCCTGAATGAGTTCTAAACATTGTCGCCTTTTGATTCTCGGATCCGGACCTGCCGGATACACCGCCGCAGTATACGCCGCGCGCGCCAATTTGAATCCTGTACTGGTTACCGGGTTGGAACAGGGCGGACAGTTAATGACCACCACCGATGTGGATAATTGGCCGGGTGACAACGATGGCGTAATGGGGCCTGCGCTCATGGAGCGTATGCAAAAACATGCCGAGCGTTTCGATACCGAGATTATTTTCGACCACATCAACAAGGTGGATCTACAAAACCGCCCTTTCACCCTCACCGGTGACAGCGGCACCTATACCTGTGACGCGTTGATAATCGCCACTGGCGCCTCGGCCAAATATCTCGGTATTCCTTCGGAAGAGGCCTTTAAGGGCAAGGGTGTTTCCGCCTGTGCGACCTGTGACGGCTTCTTTTACCGCAATCAACATGTGGCGGTTATCGGCGGCGGTAATACCGCAGTCGAAGAGGCCTTGTATCTGGCCAATATCGCGCAAAAAGTGACCGTGGTGCATCGCCGCGATAAATTCCGTTCGGAAAAAATTCTCGCCGACAAACTGATGGAAAAGGCGAAAAACGGCAACGTCGCCATTGAATGGAATCACGAATTAGACGAAGTGTTGGGCGACAAGAGCGGCGTTACCGGGATTCGAATCAAAAACACCTCTGACGGTTCAACCAAAAACATCGATCTGATGGGTGTATTCATCGCCATCGGCCACTCGCCGAATACCGGTCTGTTCGAAGGGCAACTGGATCTCGAACACGGCTATATCAAGGTACAAGGTGGTTCGCAGGGCAATGCCACACTGACCAGTGTTGAAGGCGTATTTGCAGCCGGCGACTGTATGGACCATATTTATCGACAGGCGATTACGTCTGCCGGGACCGGATGCCAGGCAGCCCTGGATGCGGAGCGCTATCTTGATAATCAGGAATCCAAATAGTAATACTAGGCGTCGTCAGCCATGACGACGCCAAGCTTTTATCCGCGCGGGCCATATCTCATCGACAACACGCCGCCGGATATGCCCTTCCCCGAAGTCGAGTATGCCCTCGAAGAACCCAACGGCTTGCTCGCCATTGGCGGCGATCTCCACCCCCAACGTATACTCAATGCCTATCGTCAGGGCATCTTTCCCTGGTATAGCGCCCATCAACCGATATTGTGGTGGTCGCCTGATCCGCGCCTGGTGTTATTTCCCGAAGAGCTACATGTATCCCGCAGCATGCGTAAGTTTATGCGTCAGTCTCAGTGGAATTTGACGATGGACACAGCCTTTGAACAGGTCACCCATGCCTGCTCCTTACCCCGTCCTGGTCAACCGGAAACCTGGCTAAGCCCTGAAATGCAGGACGCCTATCTAGAATTACATCGTTTAGGCTACGCCCATTCAGTCGAGGTTTGGGATGAAAATGAAAAACTTATCGGTGGACTATATGGCATCGCGATTGGCAGCGTGTTTTTCGGTGAGTCTATGTTCTCTTTTACCACCAATGCGTCTAAATTTGCGTTCATAAGCTTTGTGGAACAAATCTCAGGCTGGGGTTTCAAATTAATAGACTGCCAAGTGGAAACAACGCATCTGAATAGCCTCGGCGCCGCGAATATTCCACGAGAAAAATTCATCACTTTTTTGGACCAATGGTGTAGTGAACCTGTCCCGAATAAATGGAACACAAAATAAATGACAACAAGTGAACACGGCAATCGACGAGACCTGAAGTTTTTTATCAGCACACCCTCTCCTTGTGGATACCTCAAGGACAGGGATTCTATTTCTTTGTTTGCCGATCCCAAATTTCCCTTCACTCCCGCAGTATACGATTTGTTAATAGATCACGGTTTTCGTCGTAGCGCGGATTACGTCTATCGGCCACATTGCCCAAGTTGTCATTTGTGTGTTCCCGTGCGCGTACCTGTCGAGGAATTCAAGCCCAGTCGCAGCCAAAAACGCGTGTGGAAACGCAACCAGGATTTGCGCGTCACCACGCACAAGCTTGGACTCAAACAAGAACATTTTGATCTCTACAAAAAATATCAGCAAAGCCGTCACAGCGAAGGCGAAATGGCCCGCCATGATATCAATCGCTATTTTGAGTTTCTCGACAGCGAATGGAGTGAAACTCTTTTGATGGAAATACGGGATGGAAACCGTTTAATCGGCGTCGCGATTACCGATGTCGTTCGCCGAGGGCTGTCAGCCTTTTATACCTTCTTCGACCCCGAGGAAGAACAACGCAGTTTGGGTACTTTCGCGATTCTGTGGCAAATAAAGTTTGCCAAACGCCTGCAACTACCGTGGCTATATCTAGGTTATTGGATTAGCGAGACGCGTAAGATGAATTACAAAACGCGTTTTCTGCCGCTTGAACTGCGTATTGACGATGGATGGCAACGAATTACTCGTGATGAATTAATCGCTATGCAAACAAAAACGGGAGCCTAGGCTCCCGTTTTTGATGTTGCGTTATTGCTTTTTTATGCAACTGTGCGGCGGCGACGCATCCAGCCTACCAGCACCATGGCTGCCAGGATTCCGAATGGGTGTACCGCGCTACGCTTAGGAGGCACTGGAATATTGATAAAACTGACTCGCAAAGTTCCAGTGTTCGCACCGCCACGACCATCACTCATACTAATTGTAATTTGCTCGTTTGTAGTTTGCTTGATTGCGCCCTTGTTAGTTGGTGTGTACGTCCAGGTATAGCCGCTAGCACTTGAACCTGTGAGGCTAAAGCTGCCGTAAAGACCATTACCTTGTAAGGTCGCAGTTACCGGGTCTCCGTCTGGATCACTAAACGACAATGTGCCGGTATTAATTTGTCTGCTCAAATCAACCTGAATTGTCTGAGTGCCCAATATCGGTGAACGGTTACCTACTGGATTGGTGATGATACCACCAGTACCAATTGTGACACCAAGATTCTGCAATTGTGGGTTACCAACACTGCTGTTGTTCTGAGTATTGAGGTCCCCCTGCGCTGTCACGGTGGCGTCTACCTTGGCAATACCACTGGTTAATTGCGAAGCTGTTAGTGACAACTGAAACGGCTGTTGCTGCCCCGCAGTCATGGTGTTTATTGAACAGCTCAAAGCCGTTGTGCCTTGCGCCTGACATCCCAGTGGTGGCTGCACGCCAAACCCCAATGTCGCATTTGTCAGATTTAAGGTTACAGTCGCAGGCGTTACCATCTGTTGGGTACCATTATTGCGAACGGTTACCGTTGCACTGAATGTTCCACCTGGCTGAACTTGTTGCGGCGTATATTGGATACTGGAGATAGCCAAATCCAGGCCTTGAGTCTGTTGCCCAGGGTTTGGATTAAAGCCACCACCTGCACACTGAACAGTAGTCAGCGGTGGAGTTACAGTTGCATAGTATAAGCCGCTATTGCCAGTTCTGACGTAGACCGTATTACCACTCACAACCGAATTTTGTACGAACCCACCCTGTGGCGGCGTAACTTCAGTAGTAGGTAACCATGACTGACCACAGTTAGTGGAGTATTCAAGTGCACCTATCTGACTGGTTGCAAAGTTGTATTGAAAACCGTAGAGAATGCCGGAGGAATTACTTGCTAAGCCCAAATAAGGCATCTGGCCCATACGTGAACATTGCAGACCGGTGCTAGCCTGACAACTGTAGAGACCTGCACGGGTGTCGACCGCAGAATTACCAATTACAGAGAAAAAGTAATAAGGAGTTGCCGTTCCCTGAGTCGCGGCAGGAGAAATCAGCATACCATCAGTTTGTGAAGTGATTGTAGGCATACCCGTCGCAGGCTGGAAGGTCAGATTGCTACCAACGCCGCCGAATTGCTGAGCGTCTGTGGCGTAGTAGACGCCTGGCGCTTGAACAAAGAAACCGCCAGTGGAATTTCCAGAGTTCATTCCGACAATCATTGAACCCTGTGTATTGAATGAAGACTCAACAACATGTAGTGAACTTAACGTTGTGGTTCCAACAGGTGTCCAGTTGGCTTGCGAGCCAAACTGTGTCTGTAGTGACTGCGCCTGAATACGCATAACCTGATTTCCAAGAGTGGCCATATAAATATTGCCATTCTTGCCAGCTGCTAGCGCGCTAACTTGATCGGTTGTCGCACGGTTAATCATGACCGCAGTACCACTGGCAAATCCACCTGTAGCCGCGCTTAGGGTAACACCATACTCGACGTTATCCTGATACGACTGGCCACCATATTGTTGACTTCTGGTTCCAAAACCTGAGATGACCAATGTTGTCTGGCCGCCAAATGTTGTCGAGGGAACCACTGCGATATGGTCAATTCGAGACATCGTCATGCCGGTAACATTGACCTGGCTCCACTGTGTTGTCCCGCCTGTAGTGCCAAAACCACCAGCACTTGAAGTACCAATGTACAGATAAGACTGCTGCAATCCGCCAAATGCGGAGGCAGAACCTGCGGCATAGATAACATTTGTATTCATTGGATCTGCGGCAATCGCGGTTACCTGAGTAACGTTTGGTATTGCAGCCTGCTGCCAAAAGGCTTGTGCCTGCGCTGTAAACAGCGAGGCGGCGAGAACGATACAGCCCGATATCATACGGCCCAATCCCGTATTCACGCGCTCACGCTTTTGCGCCCATTGCTGTGCGCCAGTCTTACTAGTCATGGAATTGTCCCCCACATTTACGGACACACTTCGTCCGTATTATTTTGATTTCACGCACCGATCCTAGTCTTATTTCCTTAACCAAAAATTAATCGCTTACGACGCATTTCGTTAACTTTTGTTCATGTTTGGAAAACGGAAAAAAACCAGTTTTTCTGACATATCTATGTGATAACTCAAGTTTTTTCGCATTGTGCCAATACAAGCTTGTAAGATCGTTAAATGTGTGAATGAGAATGGCAAAAATTGAATGGCGCAGT
The nucleotide sequence above comes from Gammaproteobacteria bacterium. Encoded proteins:
- a CDS encoding arginyltransferase, whose translation is MTTSEHGNRRDLKFFISTPSPCGYLKDRDSISLFADPKFPFTPAVYDLLIDHGFRRSADYVYRPHCPSCHLCVPVRVPVEEFKPSRSQKRVWKRNQDLRVTTHKLGLKQEHFDLYKKYQQSRHSEGEMARHDINRYFEFLDSEWSETLLMEIRDGNRLIGVAITDVVRRGLSAFYTFFDPEEEQRSLGTFAILWQIKFAKRLQLPWLYLGYWISETRKMNYKTRFLPLELRIDDGWQRITRDELIAMQTKTGA
- the aat gene encoding leucyl/phenylalanyl-tRNA--protein transferase, yielding MPFPEVEYALEEPNGLLAIGGDLHPQRILNAYRQGIFPWYSAHQPILWWSPDPRLVLFPEELHVSRSMRKFMRQSQWNLTMDTAFEQVTHACSLPRPGQPETWLSPEMQDAYLELHRLGYAHSVEVWDENEKLIGGLYGIAIGSVFFGESMFSFTTNASKFAFISFVEQISGWGFKLIDCQVETTHLNSLGAANIPREKFITFLDQWCSEPVPNKWNTK
- the ald gene encoding alanine dehydrogenase; the protein is MKIGIPKEIKTLEARVGLVPAACAALVEAGHQVYVQKTAGDLSGYTDQQYTDVGAKLLPDADSLYGTAEMIVKVKEPIGPELELLQSHHLLFSYLHLAAEIPLAKRLLEIGLTAVAFETVEENGLLPLLAPMSDIAGRLAVQIGTHLLHRPQGGKGLLLGGLPAADRGHVVIVGGGVVGTNAARVAAGLGARVTVFDKNRLRLEAVRDIGPNVSGLYPYPASIEEAVASADLLVGGVLLVGEKAPHVVTTAMVKTMQPGSVIVDVSVDQGGCIETTRPTTYADPTYVEHGVTHFAVTNMPGGVPRSASQALSASITPYAVLLASGNWREDPRLVAGVNVEKGKLVHPALQKILA
- the trxB gene encoding thioredoxin-disulfide reductase — encoded protein: MSSKHCRLLILGSGPAGYTAAVYAARANLNPVLVTGLEQGGQLMTTTDVDNWPGDNDGVMGPALMERMQKHAERFDTEIIFDHINKVDLQNRPFTLTGDSGTYTCDALIIATGASAKYLGIPSEEAFKGKGVSACATCDGFFYRNQHVAVIGGGNTAVEEALYLANIAQKVTVVHRRDKFRSEKILADKLMEKAKNGNVAIEWNHELDEVLGDKSGVTGIRIKNTSDGSTKNIDLMGVFIAIGHSPNTGLFEGQLDLEHGYIKVQGGSQGNATLTSVEGVFAAGDCMDHIYRQAITSAGTGCQAALDAERYLDNQESK